Proteins encoded in a region of the Paenibacillus sp. W2I17 genome:
- a CDS encoding sugar ABC transporter substrate-binding protein, producing the protein MVKKKNWVTFMLLMLVSALVLAGCGGGSGGASGDKELTFMFRGGTDEQKAYQAVVKKFEEDHPGVKVKIIVTAADQYATKLRAAITGNSLPDVFYFNPGDIKAYVNSNVLMNLTPYIEKNADVDLNNIWKYGVDLYRYDGKMAGQGDIYGMPKDLGPFALGYNKTLFEKEGIPLPDKDKPYTWEEFIKVNQQATKDTNGDGKPDVFGTGFNVQWALQSFVWSNGGDWLDESKTKVTIDDPKFAEALQFFADMQNVYNITPSIEEAQTLDTYQRWMKGEMAFFPVGPWDMSTFEKLPFEYDLLPFPAGSTGKSATWIGSLGIGVSAKSKHPEEAAALVNYLTASKESMQQLVDAKVQIPNLLDMADEWAKDTSTKPSNKQEFIDIVEDYGRALPGNYTYNAEWYDLFFTDIQPVLDGKITAADYVKQQQPKMQKLLDKAVEQEQKSQK; encoded by the coding sequence ATGGTAAAGAAAAAGAATTGGGTCACATTTATGCTTCTTATGCTGGTAAGTGCACTGGTACTTGCGGGCTGCGGAGGAGGAAGCGGCGGTGCAAGTGGGGACAAGGAGTTAACGTTTATGTTCCGCGGGGGCACAGATGAGCAGAAAGCATACCAGGCGGTGGTCAAGAAATTCGAAGAAGACCATCCGGGTGTGAAAGTCAAAATTATTGTAACGGCTGCAGATCAATATGCAACCAAGCTGAGAGCGGCAATTACAGGCAACAGCTTGCCTGACGTATTTTATTTTAACCCAGGCGATATTAAGGCCTATGTGAACAGCAATGTTCTCATGAATCTTACACCTTACATTGAAAAAAATGCGGATGTTGATTTGAATAACATCTGGAAATATGGAGTGGATCTATACCGTTATGATGGCAAGATGGCAGGACAGGGTGATATCTACGGCATGCCGAAGGACCTCGGGCCATTTGCACTAGGCTACAACAAGACTTTGTTTGAAAAAGAAGGCATTCCACTCCCTGACAAGGATAAACCATATACATGGGAAGAGTTCATTAAGGTGAATCAGCAAGCGACCAAGGATACCAACGGGGACGGTAAACCGGATGTATTCGGTACAGGTTTTAACGTACAGTGGGCACTGCAATCCTTTGTATGGAGCAATGGCGGGGATTGGCTGGATGAGAGCAAAACGAAGGTAACCATTGATGATCCGAAATTCGCAGAAGCTTTGCAATTCTTCGCGGATATGCAGAACGTATACAACATTACACCTTCCATTGAGGAAGCGCAAACATTGGATACGTACCAACGCTGGATGAAAGGCGAAATGGCCTTCTTCCCTGTAGGTCCTTGGGATATGAGTACATTCGAGAAATTGCCTTTCGAGTATGATTTGTTACCTTTCCCTGCGGGATCGACTGGCAAGTCGGCTACGTGGATTGGTTCCCTGGGAATCGGGGTATCTGCGAAATCGAAACATCCGGAAGAAGCGGCAGCATTGGTGAACTACCTAACCGCTTCGAAAGAAAGTATGCAGCAACTGGTAGATGCCAAGGTACAGATTCCGAATCTGCTTGATATGGCAGACGAGTGGGCCAAAGATACATCCACGAAACCATCCAACAAGCAGGAATTCATTGATATCGTAGAGGATTACGGACGTGCTTTGCCAGGTAACTACACGTACAATGCGGAGTGGTATGACCTCTTCTTCACAGACATCCAGCCGGTATTGGATGGCAAGATTACAGCCGCAGATTATGTGAAGCAGCAACAGCCAAAAATGCAGAAGCTGCTCGACAAAGCGGTTGAACAGGAACAGAAATCTCAGAAATAG
- a CDS encoding glycoside hydrolase family 43 protein, which produces MVLLLAGQSKALAAFWNLTGDTAVHDPSIIKEGSSWYTFSTGPGIQVLKSDNGSSWYRVPQIFLSKPSWWASAVPGQSGLDVWAPDVEQYNGKVWLYYSISTFGSNRSAIGLASANSIGAGQWKDEGLVLQTTTANNYNAIDPNLVIDASGNPWLAFGSFWSGLKIVKLDKNTMKPTGSITSIAARPNNGGAIEGPSIIYRGGYYYVFASIDSCCQGVNSTYKMVYGRSTSITGPYVDKNGVNMLNGGGTILDTGNVKWKGPGGQDVYNGNVIARHAYDAEDNGNPKLLINDLLWDANGWPKY; this is translated from the coding sequence ATGGTATTACTGCTGGCAGGTCAGTCAAAAGCTTTGGCGGCGTTCTGGAATCTGACCGGAGATACCGCTGTTCATGATCCGTCGATTATCAAAGAGGGCAGTTCCTGGTACACCTTTTCAACCGGCCCGGGCATTCAAGTATTGAAATCCGATAATGGGTCGTCCTGGTATCGTGTTCCACAAATCTTCTTAAGTAAGCCATCCTGGTGGGCTTCTGCCGTTCCGGGACAAAGCGGATTGGATGTATGGGCACCGGATGTAGAGCAGTATAACGGAAAAGTATGGCTCTATTATTCGATCTCCACCTTTGGCTCCAATCGGTCTGCGATTGGTCTTGCGTCTGCGAACAGCATTGGAGCAGGGCAGTGGAAGGACGAAGGATTGGTGCTTCAAACCACGACCGCCAATAATTATAATGCCATTGATCCGAATCTGGTCATTGATGCTTCAGGTAATCCATGGCTGGCCTTTGGTTCTTTCTGGAGCGGTCTGAAAATTGTCAAGCTGGACAAAAATACGATGAAACCGACGGGAAGTATAACTTCCATTGCTGCGCGCCCGAATAACGGAGGTGCTATTGAAGGACCAAGTATTATATATCGTGGTGGTTATTATTACGTGTTTGCTTCGATCGATTCTTGCTGCCAAGGGGTGAACAGTACCTACAAAATGGTCTATGGACGTTCGACCAGTATAACAGGCCCTTATGTGGACAAAAACGGAGTTAATATGCTGAATGGTGGCGGAACGATATTGGATACAGGCAATGTGAAATGGAAAGGTCCAGGTGGTCAGGACGTGTACAACGGCAATGTCATTGCACGACACGCCTATGATGCAGAGGATAATGGCAATCCAAAATTGCTGATTAATGACTTGTTGTGGGACGCTAATGGATGGCCGAAGTATTGA
- a CDS encoding transcriptional regulator: protein MIYIKDLMSGVNIFKALSSEIRIQIIELLAKNQSLNLNDLATKLGLSNGAITMHIKKLEESGLIEINTAVGKHGIQKICYLNEEKLMVDLRSQEINNRYEVEIQVGHYSDYQAAPTCGLATRDSIVGEFDDPRYFADPLRIDAEMIWLAEGYLEYRIPNYLKPNQSFSEIQLSMELGSEAPGFCDNYPSDIYFYINGIEIGCWTSPGDFGNTRGTFNPEWWPPHLNQYGMLKLIRITQEGSYIDGCRISDVTLDQIGLDYKSDIHFRIAVTDEPLNKRGLTIFGKNFGNYGQNLLARVLYNVQEE, encoded by the coding sequence ATGATTTATATTAAAGATCTGATGTCGGGTGTGAATATCTTCAAAGCACTCAGTTCGGAAATCCGGATTCAGATCATCGAGCTGCTGGCCAAGAACCAAAGCCTTAATCTCAATGATCTTGCAACCAAGCTGGGACTGAGCAATGGTGCTATCACAATGCATATCAAGAAGCTTGAAGAGAGCGGATTGATCGAGATCAACACCGCTGTTGGCAAACATGGAATTCAGAAGATATGTTATCTCAATGAGGAAAAATTGATGGTTGATCTGCGTTCACAGGAGATTAACAATCGTTATGAGGTGGAAATACAGGTTGGTCATTACAGCGATTATCAGGCTGCACCAACATGTGGTCTCGCTACCCGGGACAGCATTGTTGGAGAGTTCGATGATCCGCGTTACTTTGCTGATCCACTGCGAATTGATGCGGAGATGATCTGGCTGGCTGAAGGTTATCTCGAGTATCGGATTCCCAACTATCTCAAGCCTAATCAGTCCTTTAGCGAAATTCAGTTGTCGATGGAACTAGGGTCGGAGGCACCTGGATTTTGCGACAATTACCCTTCGGATATCTATTTCTACATTAACGGTATTGAGATTGGCTGCTGGACAAGTCCGGGGGATTTTGGCAATACACGCGGTACCTTTAACCCGGAATGGTGGCCTCCGCACTTGAATCAGTACGGCATGCTGAAGCTGATCCGAATTACACAGGAAGGCAGCTATATCGACGGATGCCGCATCTCGGACGTGACGCTGGACCAGATTGGGCTGGATTACAAAAGCGATATTCACTTCCGCATTGCGGTTACGGACGAACCTTTGAACAAACGGGGCTTAACGATTTTTGGTAAAAACTTTGGTAACTATGGACAGAATCTGCTCGCTCGGGTTCTCTATAACGTGCAAGAAGAGTAG
- a CDS encoding YafY family protein, translating into MKLERLISIIYKLLNHEVLSASTLAEEFQVSPRTIYRDIDVICAAGFPVVSHQGLKGGYGMMDGYKMDKSLLGSYDVDSLITVLSSLSTVFEDARAQGTIERLQTIGPEHQTSSLSVDLETRRTEPDALPHLRKGITDHQVVRFDYINTKNEHTPRHLEPVRLHFKYRNWYVFGFCQTRQDYREFRLSRMMNVQLTSEHFQPHLELPQETVVSDPSWQDQVSDVVFRVNPEALAEAMDHFQQADKQFHEDGSMTMRISVHQPLQAKWLWSFLLSLGSGAEVLEPIELRDILKEQLRNALKLYEEV; encoded by the coding sequence TTGAAATTGGAGCGATTAATCTCAATCATATACAAACTGCTGAACCACGAAGTATTGTCTGCTTCCACCTTGGCTGAAGAGTTTCAGGTGTCCCCAAGAACGATCTATCGGGATATTGATGTAATCTGTGCCGCCGGCTTCCCGGTCGTCTCCCATCAGGGACTCAAAGGCGGCTACGGCATGATGGACGGATACAAGATGGATAAAAGCTTGCTCGGTTCTTATGATGTGGATTCCCTGATCACGGTTCTGAGCAGTCTATCCACAGTATTTGAAGATGCACGTGCACAAGGCACGATTGAACGTCTGCAAACGATTGGACCGGAGCATCAAACCTCAAGTCTATCGGTGGATCTGGAGACTCGCCGAACAGAACCTGATGCCCTTCCTCATCTGCGTAAAGGTATTACGGATCATCAGGTTGTCCGTTTTGACTACATCAATACGAAAAATGAACATACACCCCGCCATCTGGAACCGGTAAGACTTCATTTTAAATATCGTAATTGGTATGTTTTTGGATTTTGCCAGACACGGCAGGATTATCGCGAGTTCCGACTGTCCCGGATGATGAACGTGCAACTGACATCGGAACACTTCCAACCCCACCTTGAACTTCCCCAAGAGACGGTTGTGTCAGATCCGTCATGGCAAGATCAAGTAAGTGATGTGGTATTTCGGGTGAACCCGGAAGCGCTAGCGGAAGCCATGGATCATTTTCAACAAGCAGATAAACAATTTCATGAGGATGGAAGTATGACGATGCGCATCTCGGTTCATCAGCCGTTACAAGCCAAGTGGTTATGGTCGTTTCTACTTAGTTTGGGTAGTGGTGCTGAGGTGCTTGAACCGATTGAATTACGAGACATTCTGAAAGAACAACTTCGAAACGCACTTAAGCTCTATGAAGAAGTATGA
- a CDS encoding DinB family protein: MNHPEQMYNYHAWANQTILGRIKELPSSVLNQEVNSSFPTIAHALSHIYTVDKMWYLVLTGTGMPEALQACIPLNSEIHGSVDEYIQCFTDLSAQYSEWLRGQADLEQTILLDNPFAGVRETSLSDIVIHVVNHGTYHRGNISTMLRQLGHASIMNDYSLFWYQEPAQV; encoded by the coding sequence ATGAATCATCCAGAACAAATGTATAACTACCACGCATGGGCCAACCAAACGATCCTGGGCAGAATCAAGGAACTGCCCTCTTCTGTCCTGAATCAGGAAGTGAACAGTTCATTTCCAACCATTGCTCACGCACTCAGCCATATCTATACAGTGGATAAGATGTGGTATCTGGTGTTAACTGGCACCGGGATGCCCGAGGCACTGCAAGCATGCATACCACTCAATAGTGAAATTCACGGTTCTGTGGATGAGTACATCCAATGTTTTACCGACCTGTCGGCACAATACAGTGAGTGGTTACGAGGCCAAGCTGATCTGGAGCAAACTATTCTACTCGATAATCCATTTGCAGGAGTTCGCGAAACCAGCTTATCCGATATAGTAATCCATGTGGTTAACCACGGAACCTATCATCGAGGCAATATTTCTACCATGCTTCGTCAATTGGGGCATGCCTCCATCATGAATGATTATTCACTCTTTTGGTATCAGGAACCGGCTCAAGTATAG
- a CDS encoding YdeI family protein, producing MENVHCIPVTSRDELRNWLRTHGKVEKSCWVMISIKPVPNTLLYLDVVEEALCFGWIDGVKKKISETQLAQRLSPRSKRSSWTELNKERVRRLEKLGFMHDEGRKVLPVMEPTAFIIDGVIEQRLKEDQQVYANFMAFPVLYQNVRIDTIQSVKNQPALFQSRLDKFITNTKENKMYGQWHDNGRLLDY from the coding sequence ATGGAAAATGTACATTGTATCCCCGTGACGTCGAGGGATGAATTGAGAAATTGGTTGCGGACGCATGGAAAAGTTGAGAAATCTTGCTGGGTAATGATAAGCATAAAACCCGTGCCAAATACCCTGCTGTATTTGGACGTGGTTGAGGAGGCGCTGTGCTTTGGCTGGATCGATGGAGTCAAAAAGAAAATATCCGAGACTCAATTAGCACAAAGATTATCTCCTAGGAGTAAACGTAGCTCATGGACTGAATTGAACAAGGAACGTGTCCGTCGTCTTGAAAAGTTGGGCTTCATGCATGACGAGGGTAGAAAGGTTCTTCCTGTTATGGAGCCGACTGCTTTCATTATTGATGGTGTGATCGAACAAAGGCTGAAAGAAGACCAGCAGGTTTATGCAAATTTCATGGCCTTCCCTGTCCTGTATCAAAACGTTCGTATCGATACGATCCAAAGTGTGAAGAATCAGCCAGCATTATTCCAGAGCAGATTGGATAAGTTCATAACCAACACAAAGGAAAATAAAATGTACGGTCAGTGGCATGACAACGGACGGCTTTTGGACTATTAA
- a CDS encoding helix-turn-helix domain-containing protein, with translation MSNAYLRWFTSDHQQFPFFIQYGGHVEDMELHNHMDFTELVIVLNGHATHVVNTEEFFVKKGNAFVINGDTHHAYKDPHDFRICNIMFSPEMLASAGPDLRKSNGFQALFVLEPFYRNIHSFPSKLALSISSLEYVESLISFMIEEYHSKQQGYQTMLISRLTEMVVYLSRQYDTQEKGIEGNNLMHLANAISFIEDHYLEPLSLEDIAGKSNISIRHLNRIFRSYYQMTPISYLQKLRLEKACHLLKNGNLSITEISYECGFNDSNYFTRQFKKAFGKSPKTYRQTH, from the coding sequence TTGAGTAATGCATATTTGAGATGGTTTACCTCAGACCATCAACAATTTCCGTTTTTTATTCAGTACGGTGGACATGTTGAGGACATGGAGCTTCATAATCATATGGATTTTACGGAACTTGTGATTGTTCTGAATGGTCATGCAACCCATGTGGTGAACACCGAGGAATTTTTTGTTAAAAAAGGGAACGCATTTGTGATTAATGGCGACACCCATCACGCGTATAAAGACCCTCATGATTTTAGGATCTGTAACATTATGTTCAGTCCCGAGATGCTTGCTTCGGCTGGGCCCGATCTGAGAAAATCTAACGGCTTCCAGGCTCTGTTTGTTTTGGAACCGTTTTATCGTAATATTCACTCCTTTCCGAGTAAATTGGCGTTATCCATTTCCAGTCTGGAGTATGTAGAATCGCTGATATCGTTCATGATTGAGGAGTATCACAGTAAACAGCAAGGGTATCAGACGATGTTGATCTCACGTCTTACGGAGATGGTTGTTTATTTGTCGAGGCAGTATGATACGCAGGAGAAAGGGATCGAAGGTAATAATCTGATGCATCTGGCAAATGCCATTTCATTTATTGAAGATCATTATCTGGAGCCACTGTCGCTAGAGGATATTGCGGGGAAGTCGAATATCTCAATAAGGCATCTGAATCGGATTTTTCGATCCTATTATCAGATGACCCCGATCTCTTATCTGCAAAAGTTGCGTCTGGAGAAGGCGTGTCATTTGTTGAAAAACGGGAATCTGTCCATCACGGAAATTTCGTATGAATGTGGATTTAACGACAGTAATTATTTCACCCGCCAGTTTAAGAAAGCCTTTGGCAAGTCTCCCAAAACATACAGGCAGACTCATTAA
- a CDS encoding glycoside hydrolase family 43 protein: protein MKYTNPVIPGFYPDPSICRVDEDYYLVTSTFEYFPGVPIFHSKDLVNWRQIGHVLTTTEQLPLANAGSSGGIFAPTLRYHGGWFYMTTTNVSGGGNFYVRSSQPEGPWSAPIFVDQGGIDPSFLFDDGRVYFQTACNGNEGEGIYQCEIDITTGARLTDSRLIWTGTGGAAPEAPHMYKINGIYYLMIAEGGTEYGHMETIARSTEPYGPFDPCPHNPILSNRSMKSSIHATGHADLVQIQDGSWWAVCLGLRPAGYPMRHHLGRETFLAPVTWTDDGWPIIGVDGHIEPEMTGPSLPEHPWSPRAIRDHFDEPTLDMNWIFLRNPAPNSWTLTENPGQLILRGQSVSLDDGGNPAFVGRRLSHFLFKMAAELYYEPSASGEEAGLTLFMNDKYHYDLAVTQVDGQKKIVLRRTVGSLRTEQALNCDTGPVVLQIKADRNHFSFLYQQGSSDAIEVGSGETHLLSTEVASGFTGVVIAMYAYAPSRECTPASFDWFDYEPLDE from the coding sequence ATGAAATATACCAATCCGGTCATTCCGGGGTTTTACCCAGATCCAAGTATCTGCCGTGTAGATGAAGACTATTATCTGGTAACCAGTACCTTTGAATATTTCCCTGGTGTGCCCATCTTCCACAGCAAAGACCTTGTGAACTGGCGACAGATCGGCCATGTCCTCACAACAACTGAGCAACTCCCTCTAGCGAACGCAGGCAGCTCTGGCGGTATTTTTGCCCCAACACTCCGGTACCATGGTGGCTGGTTCTATATGACAACAACCAATGTCAGCGGCGGCGGAAATTTTTATGTGCGTAGTTCCCAGCCCGAGGGACCATGGTCTGCTCCGATTTTTGTTGATCAGGGCGGCATTGATCCCTCTTTTCTCTTTGATGATGGACGTGTATACTTTCAAACTGCTTGTAATGGCAATGAAGGCGAGGGCATCTATCAGTGTGAGATAGACATCACGACTGGAGCCAGACTAACCGATAGCCGATTGATCTGGACCGGAACCGGAGGAGCAGCCCCCGAAGCTCCCCACATGTACAAAATAAACGGTATCTACTATCTGATGATCGCCGAAGGTGGAACCGAGTATGGTCATATGGAGACCATCGCTCGGAGCACAGAGCCATACGGACCATTTGATCCGTGTCCTCATAATCCGATTCTGTCCAATCGGAGCATGAAATCCAGCATTCACGCAACCGGTCATGCAGACCTTGTCCAGATCCAGGATGGAAGCTGGTGGGCCGTATGTCTGGGCCTTCGTCCAGCAGGTTACCCCATGCGACACCATCTGGGACGCGAGACCTTCCTGGCACCTGTCACTTGGACGGATGACGGTTGGCCGATAATCGGTGTGGACGGACATATTGAACCAGAGATGACCGGACCTTCATTGCCTGAGCATCCTTGGTCACCTCGGGCTATCCGGGATCATTTTGACGAACCAACTTTGGACATGAACTGGATCTTCTTACGGAACCCGGCTCCGAATAGTTGGACACTCACAGAAAATCCCGGGCAACTCATCCTGCGGGGTCAGTCGGTTTCACTCGATGATGGAGGAAATCCAGCCTTTGTCGGACGTCGCTTGAGCCATTTCTTATTCAAAATGGCGGCCGAGCTGTATTATGAGCCAAGTGCGAGCGGTGAGGAAGCTGGATTAACCTTATTTATGAATGATAAATATCATTACGATTTGGCTGTAACACAGGTCGATGGGCAGAAGAAAATCGTATTGCGGCGAACCGTCGGCTCTCTGCGAACCGAACAGGCGCTTAACTGTGACACGGGGCCGGTTGTATTACAAATCAAGGCTGACCGTAATCACTTCTCTTTCCTCTACCAGCAAGGTTCATCCGATGCCATCGAAGTGGGTTCAGGAGAAACACATCTGTTATCTACCGAAGTAGCAAGTGGTTTCACAGGTGTGGTGATCGCCATGTACGCTTATGCTCCATCGAGGGAGTGTACGCCTGCAAGTTTCGATTGGTTTGACTATGAACCTCTGGACGAATAA
- a CDS encoding helix-turn-helix domain-containing protein produces MKWNHFKSKLLFKYTLSYISIFLIPLVILTIIIYHNAVDTLRSEIEQTNVNQLTQAKTVIDDRMKELQDIAFRIAYDEQLTRYWTHHPYYSRESIGALVKYKATSSIIDELFLFFRGDDNIYSSQGSENLDVFTGRYKFTTWNKTDMIRDLNNVQSPTIRPAEQVVQGTRIPNSMLAYLVPIAPNNTPAHGTVMYLIHESNLTGLIDSILSDYHGMTYIFDNFGQVLAANYKGEIISEQEVNALFALEPGTHSISLNQEPHSVVSVKSDAGWTYVTAMPSNQFFSRIVHIRTFVVLVFSFMVVMGTFLAIMLARRQYHPISDLMEFIRLKNDPDPSSTTNELEWIKKTLHDYSQRVDLQEPYARNHILLMLLKHGHTGDFPSEFTDKLGIRFNRSHYFVMIMGWEMHAFPIGDNPEQPTVMQLMNDVELPELSAYAYGVELPQADQLALIVGFDAEIGHEGSLNARMEPIVEKLQWMVIEHTGVAPAIGIGNRYTYPKQLNQSYIEASTALEASMLHGQGSSTYFNDLSGSDVQDSSFWVPKDVLLKLVQSLKQGSYDVAVQMVSTALNTLKSEMPSVPLLRCICFDILNTMLKTASELGIHHVVDQLPRITSYDSLEDLEKKLTGLAAEICAHVEAKSETEESSLMDEIVAYIDANFSDYDLSLGTISSKFTISSSYFSRSFKEKIGMNFTQYIWQKRMDEVIRLLLHTTDPLKDIITRVGYLDTPNFIRKFKKETGYTPGQYRKMHRPNGSADSPDDDDEECIG; encoded by the coding sequence ATGAAATGGAATCACTTCAAGTCCAAGCTTCTGTTTAAGTACACCCTATCCTATATCTCCATTTTCCTTATCCCTCTTGTTATTTTAACCATCATTATTTATCACAACGCTGTGGACACGCTCCGTTCAGAGATTGAGCAGACCAATGTCAATCAGCTCACTCAAGCCAAAACTGTTATTGATGATCGCATGAAGGAACTCCAAGACATTGCTTTTCGCATCGCCTACGATGAGCAGTTAACGCGGTATTGGACCCACCATCCGTACTATAGCCGGGAATCCATCGGCGCATTGGTCAAATACAAAGCCACCAGTTCCATTATCGATGAGTTATTCCTGTTCTTCCGTGGAGATGATAACATCTATTCTTCTCAAGGTTCTGAGAACCTGGATGTATTCACTGGCCGCTACAAATTTACTACGTGGAACAAAACAGACATGATCCGGGATTTGAATAACGTACAGTCCCCCACAATACGTCCAGCGGAGCAGGTCGTCCAAGGAACCAGAATACCCAATTCCATGCTGGCATACCTTGTACCGATTGCACCTAACAATACTCCTGCCCATGGAACCGTCATGTACCTGATTCACGAGTCCAATCTGACGGGCCTAATTGATTCCATCCTCAGCGACTATCACGGGATGACTTATATCTTCGATAATTTCGGGCAAGTACTGGCAGCCAATTACAAGGGAGAAATCATATCTGAACAGGAAGTCAACGCTCTGTTTGCCCTTGAACCCGGGACGCACAGCATCTCCTTAAATCAAGAACCACATTCGGTTGTATCCGTTAAATCGGATGCGGGTTGGACTTATGTGACCGCTATGCCCAGCAACCAATTTTTTAGCCGAATCGTTCATATTCGCACTTTTGTTGTTCTCGTTTTCTCCTTCATGGTGGTGATGGGCACGTTCCTCGCCATTATGTTGGCCCGAAGACAGTACCATCCGATTTCAGACTTAATGGAGTTCATTCGGTTGAAAAATGATCCTGATCCATCCTCCACCACCAACGAGCTGGAATGGATTAAGAAAACACTGCATGATTATAGTCAGCGCGTAGATCTTCAGGAGCCCTATGCTCGCAATCACATTTTGCTCATGTTGCTGAAGCACGGTCACACCGGAGATTTCCCCTCTGAGTTTACGGATAAGCTTGGCATACGCTTTAACCGATCCCATTATTTTGTCATGATCATGGGCTGGGAAATGCATGCTTTTCCTATCGGTGATAACCCCGAGCAACCTACTGTCATGCAGCTGATGAACGATGTGGAGCTGCCGGAGTTGTCTGCATATGCTTACGGCGTGGAGCTGCCACAGGCAGACCAATTGGCCCTTATCGTGGGATTCGATGCCGAAATTGGGCATGAAGGTAGCCTGAATGCTCGTATGGAGCCTATTGTTGAAAAACTGCAATGGATGGTGATTGAACACACCGGGGTCGCGCCCGCAATCGGGATAGGCAATCGGTACACTTATCCGAAACAGCTGAATCAGTCCTACATTGAAGCCTCGACCGCTCTGGAAGCATCGATGCTGCATGGACAGGGCAGCAGTACATACTTTAACGACCTTTCCGGTTCCGATGTACAGGATTCTTCCTTCTGGGTCCCTAAGGATGTGTTATTAAAGCTGGTTCAGAGCTTAAAACAAGGCAGCTATGATGTGGCGGTTCAGATGGTGTCAACTGCGTTGAATACCCTGAAATCCGAAATGCCATCTGTACCGCTGCTGCGTTGCATCTGCTTTGATATTCTGAATACAATGCTGAAAACCGCTTCGGAGCTTGGAATCCATCATGTGGTTGATCAACTTCCAAGGATCACTTCCTACGACTCGTTGGAGGATTTGGAGAAAAAACTGACAGGCCTTGCCGCCGAAATCTGCGCCCATGTCGAGGCAAAGAGTGAGACGGAAGAAAGCTCTCTTATGGATGAAATCGTTGCTTATATCGATGCCAATTTCTCTGATTATGATCTCAGTTTAGGTACGATTTCATCGAAATTCACGATCTCTTCATCCTATTTCAGTCGTTCTTTCAAAGAAAAGATCGGCATGAACTTCACCCAATATATCTGGCAGAAACGGATGGATGAGGTCATTCGACTACTGCTGCATACAACCGATCCGTTAAAAGATATCATCACGCGTGTCGGTTACCTGGATACACCAAACTTCATCCGCAAATTCAAAAAAGAGACGGGTTATACCCCAGGGCAATACCGTAAAATGCACCGTCCCAACGGCTCCGCCGATTCCCCTGATGATGATGACGAGGAATGTATTGGATAA